AATATACTTCACATTCAAAATATAATTCCGATGACTTCGAAAGAAAGAACGGGACCGATTCAAAATCTCCTCCAGCTCATTTAAGGACAAATCACACTTGTCGATACTCTCTTTTGTCGCCACATATAAATCTTTCTCCCGCACAAACGCAAAGTAAATCTGCCCTACAGGGATCGGGATGATCTTGTTGCTCTTCCGGATGCAGACATGCTCTTCCATCAGGGGAACTGTCGCGGTGCGGTCATTCATAGCCGCTCGCTTCCTCAGTGTCCTCACTTTTAGGATCACATCGTCCAATTTCGATTCCATGATCGGTTTGGTCAAATAGCCCACTGCCAGCGTGGAAAAAGCCTCCAGAGCATGTTCATGATAGGCAGTCGAAAAAACGATCAAGGGGGGATTGGACATCTGATTCAATGTTTTGGCAAATTCAAGACCATTCATTCCGGGCATCTGAATATCGAGCATGAGCAAATCAGGCTCGGAATTGATGATATGAGGCAATGCTTCCAAGGGATTGGTATAAATTGCGTCCACCTGGATATCGATATATTTTTTCAGCAAATATTCCAATTCGGAACAAATGGCTGGCTCGTCATCGATGATGATCGTTTTCAGGAGCATCTGGATGCACTTCCTTTTCAAATGCGGTTAACGGAGCGACAAAGGATACGATTGTTCCCAAACCAGGCTTGCTTTGAATCGTGAGGCCATATTTTTTGCCATAAATGGATTGCAGCCGTGAATGGACATTGACAAGGCCGATGCCTTTCGATTGGCTGTTCCAGATTTCGGCCAAACGCTCTTCACTGATTCCAACTCCATTGTCTTCAATGCTGATTTTCACTTCTTGGCCAAACGGTTCCACTCGAATCGTGAGCAGACAATCGCTAACTTTTGGGGAAAGTCCATGGTGAATGGCATTTTCCACGATTGGCTGCAAAGTCAGGACAGGCAATTTGCACTCCAGCAGGGTTTCGTCGATCTCCATGTTTACCTTTAAACGGTTGCTAAATCTGACCTTCTCGATTTCCAAATACGACTTGATTCCGTCCAGCTCTTCCTGCAAGCTGTGATGATTTCCCTTGCTTTTCAAATTGCGCCTGAAGATGTCACTTAAATGACCGATCAAGTTTCTCGCCTGATCAGGGTCTGTACGACAATAAGACATAATTGTCCCCAAGGTGTTGAACAGAAAATGCGGGTTGATTTGTGCTTGCAGGGCGCTTACTTCAGCCTGCTTCCGCATTTTCGCTTGATGCTCAATCTCCGCGAGCTCAATTTGGACCGACAGCAGCTTGGCCAGGCCGTCCACCAACTTCTCGTTAGTCTGGGACGTCTTGGAGGAAGAGGTTTTATAGTAGAATTGCAACGTCCCGATTTTCTGGTTTTGATGATACAACGACGCGGCGCTGATCGATTTTAGGCGAGGCGGACGCGGAAGAGCAAAATCTTTGTCGCACCATTCCCCTGTAGGGTGGGTCAAAACAGCTTCCGCTACCTGTGCGCACAGCGTCTCTTTTTGCACATGATTCTCCAGTTCATGGCCTTTTGCACTGAGCAGCTTTTCACAGTCGGTAATGGCGACTGCATCCACTCTGGCCATTTCACGGATCAGCTCAGCGGTTTTTTTCGCAGAATATTCATTAAGCCCCGTCCGCAGATGAGGCAACGTCTGACTTGCAATCGACAAGGCAAGGTTTGCCCCAAGTGCGCCGGACTGGTCTTGCATCATTTTGAGATTTTGGAAAACGCGCGTGAAAAGCAACAGTCCTGCAATGGTCATAATCGTGGTCGGGATCGCGATTTTTACTTCCAGTTCGAG
This genomic stretch from Brevibacillus brevis harbors:
- a CDS encoding LytR/AlgR family response regulator transcription factor; this translates as MLLKTIIIDDEPAICSELEYLLKKYIDIQVDAIYTNPLEALPHIINSEPDLLMLDIQMPGMNGLEFAKTLNQMSNPPLIVFSTAYHEHALEAFSTLAVGYLTKPIMESKLDDVILKVRTLRKRAAMNDRTATVPLMEEHVCIRKSNKIIPIPVGQIYFAFVREKDLYVATKESIDKCDLSLNELEEILNRSRSFFRSHRNYILNVKYIKEIIPWFNNTYLIKMNDDSEMDIPVSRGRMKAFRGLMNL
- a CDS encoding LytS/YhcK type 5TM receptor domain-containing protein; amino-acid sequence: MTITMLLGLLENISVIAVIALIIGQLDYFRNIMYGKNNWMRIMILSTLFGFLSVIGTENGLRVNDALANTRIVGAVAGGLIGGPVVGFLAGLIGGIHRYSIGGFTAFACAISTVMNGYLAGIVSTKMNMLRLKWQHIVLIGVTAELIQKVMVLLMAKPFSAALELEVKIAIPTTIMTIAGLLLFTRVFQNLKMMQDQSGALGANLALSIASQTLPHLRTGLNEYSAKKTAELIREMARVDAVAITDCEKLLSAKGHELENHVQKETLCAQVAEAVLTHPTGEWCDKDFALPRPPRLKSISAASLYHQNQKIGTLQFYYKTSSSKTSQTNEKLVDGLAKLLSVQIELAEIEHQAKMRKQAEVSALQAQINPHFLFNTLGTIMSYCRTDPDQARNLIGHLSDIFRRNLKSKGNHHSLQEELDGIKSYLEIEKVRFSNRLKVNMEIDETLLECKLPVLTLQPIVENAIHHGLSPKVSDCLLTIRVEPFGQEVKISIEDNGVGISEERLAEIWNSQSKGIGLVNVHSRLQSIYGKKYGLTIQSKPGLGTIVSFVAPLTAFEKEVHPDAPENDHHR